GTTCCAGGAAGCTTATCCCGAGGTTCGCGCTCACATTTTCATCACCGATCGAATCGTCGACCATGTTTCCGAAGGTGTTGATCTAACCGTTAGGGTCGGGGATCTTGAAGATTCCTCTCTTGTCGCCCGGAGAATCCTCAAATATCGACATCAGCTTGTTGCGAGTCCGGCGTATATGAAGAAGCACAAACCGCCAAGGAATCCAAAAGATCTCCTTCAGCACAAGCTGCTGGCGTTTTCTTTCTGGAAGCCGAAATGCCAGTGGAACTTCATTCATGTAAACGGCAAAGACCGGGAAGCCCTGACGTTTCAGCCGTATTTTTCAATGAACGATTATGCCGGGCTTGCTACGGCACTTCTGGCGGGTGTCGGCATCGGCGATCTTCCGCCCGTGGTGGAGCCAAGCCTGTTGCGCGATGGCCGGCTAGTCGAGATCATGCCAAAGTGGAAGTTTCGGAACTTTGATCTTTCCCTGGTACATGCTGGAAATCGGCACATGCCTCGAGTGGTGCGCGTGTTCAAGGATTTTGCAGCCAAAATGGCTCCGCAGCTCTTTCCCAGATTGCCTGTTTAGTCGAGTCTTCCGGCAAATTATCCCATATTTGGAAAATACATTTCCATTTATTCGCCTACCTGAATCAAGCCGGAAACACCTATATTCGTGTGCAAGGAAGACTCGGAAATTTTGAGGACAGACGAATGAGTGCAACCAAAGAAGCGATAACCGCCCTGTTGGCGAGATACAACGATGCGCTGAATGCATCGAGTACCGACGCGGTGATGTCCCTATATCTTGAAGGCGGCGTATTCATGCCTCCGTATAGTCCGTCTGCGGTCGGCGCGGATGCGCTGAGGAGAGCCTACGACGCGGTCTTCAAGGCGATTACGCTGAACGTCAAGTTCACCATCGCAGAGATCGTCGACTTGGCGCCCGAGTGGGCCTTTGCACGCACCAATTCTGCGGGGACAACATTAGACCACGCGACGGGAAACAGCAGCGCCGAAGCGAATCAGGAGCTCTTCATTTTCCGGAAGGACAGTGATGGTTCCTGGAAGATCGCGCGATATAGCTTTTCCTCTATAAATCCGCCGCGCCATTAAATCTGGAAGGAGAAGGCTCATGCCCGAGATGAAAGCTGTAGTGATCTACGAGGCGGGCGGACCAGAGGTCCTGAAGTTGGAGAATCGTCCCATACCGGCTCCGAACTACGGACAGGTCCTGATTCGTGTTAAAGCGTTCGGAGTGAATCGCTCCGAACTCTTCACGAGGCAGGGCCACTCGCCGGGAGTGAAATTCCCGCGAGTGCTTGGGATTGAAGCTGTCGGCGTCGTGGAAGAAGCTCCCGGCGGCGAGTTCCAAAAGGGCGACGTAGTGGCGAGCGCGATGGGCGGCATGGGCCGCGATTTCGACGGAGGGTACGCGGAATACACATGCCCGCCGGCAAGCCAGGTGCAGAAGATCGATGTGAACCTGCCGTGGGAAACGCTGGGCGCGATGCCGGAGATGCTGGAGACCGCATGGGGTTCACTGTTCCGGTCACTGCGGCTGGCAAAGGGCGAGCGGCTTCTGATCCGCGGCGGC
This sequence is a window from Acidicapsa acidisoli. Protein-coding genes within it:
- a CDS encoding YybH family protein yields the protein MSATKEAITALLARYNDALNASSTDAVMSLYLEGGVFMPPYSPSAVGADALRRAYDAVFKAITLNVKFTIAEIVDLAPEWAFARTNSAGTTLDHATGNSSAEANQELFIFRKDSDGSWKIARYSFSSINPPRH
- a CDS encoding LysR family transcriptional regulator codes for the protein MADLNSLVVFAHVVEANSFSGAARVLKMPTSTVSRRIAELEDQLGVRLIERSTRRLRLTDAGSEVLEHARRMVELSDAVDNAASNLLSHVSGTLRLASPPSISDTLLAPIVGAFQEAYPEVRAHIFITDRIVDHVSEGVDLTVRVGDLEDSSLVARRILKYRHQLVASPAYMKKHKPPRNPKDLLQHKLLAFSFWKPKCQWNFIHVNGKDREALTFQPYFSMNDYAGLATALLAGVGIGDLPPVVEPSLLRDGRLVEIMPKWKFRNFDLSLVHAGNRHMPRVVRVFKDFAAKMAPQLFPRLPV